From the genome of Geminicoccaceae bacterium:
CAACCGTCCCGGCAGATAGTTGGCCTCGGTCAGAAGGAACAGGCAGATCTGCGCCACATGGGTGCCGGTCGAGATATGGATCAGATAGTCCTCGGTTTCGGGATCGAAGACTGACGCACGGGAGAAATCCAGAAGCTTGCCATAGACCTCCTCGAAATCCCAGGGATCGTCGAGTTCGATCAGCCGGGGTTCGACCGTGGTTTCCGGCGAGACAGACCGGATGTCGTTCGTCACCTGATCGGCGAGACGCTGGTGCAGCGAGCCGTGCAGGAGCACGAAGCGGTCGACCCGCAAATCCTCCTGCATGCAGATGCTGACCGATGGCCGCCACCTCATCCAGCGGCCCGGACCGGAGCTGGAGGCGTCCAGCGTCGATCCGAGAAATCCGATAACGATCGTAGGCTTCATGCGCCGATTATATAAATTTCTAGATATTATTCTATATTTTTTACTCCATCTCATTCGCACCGATTCTGTTTCAAGAAAAATTAATTCATTTTTTGCAATGGTTTGAAAAGATTTTCGGCGCATGGTCGGACATCTGGCACGCTCGCTGCAATGAACAGGGCGTCAGGACATCGCCTGACTGCAGTGTGGAAGGGGCAGCCGGAATGGGCCGGCTGCCCCGGGAAGCGCAAGGATGGTTCGAGGGTTTTCGATCATGGCCAACAAGACGCTCTTCGCTTCGCCGTCGGCCCCGGCCCTGCCGCGTGCTGACAGCGTCAATCGCGCCGGTGGCGTGGCCTATGACCATGACGCCGAGGCCCGGCTCGCCCAGATCGCGGCGACCGGTTCGCTCGCCGACAATTTCTACACCGGTGCCAGCGCCCAGCTGGGCGATGTGCTCGATGCCGCCCGCGCCTGCACGCCGCACTTCGTGGCACAGGCAGCGATCCATGCGCGCAGGTCGGGAGCGATGAAGGACATGCCGGCATTGCTGGCGGCCTGGCTGACGATCGCGGGACCCGAACTGGCCGTTCCGGTCTTCGAGCGGGTGGTCGACAATGGCCGGATGCTCAGGAGCTATGTGCAGATCCTGCGCTCGGGTCAGGTCGGACGCAAATCGCTCGGCACGCGCCCCAAGCGTTTGGTGAAGGAGTGGCTGGAGCATGCCTCCATGCGCGATCTGATGCAGACCGCCACCGGCAGGGATCCGAGCCTCGCCGATATCGTCCGCATGGTGCACCCCGCACCGAAGACGGCCGAACGCCGCGCCTTTTATGGCTGGCTGATCGGCAAGCCCTACGATGTGGCGGCATTGCCTGCGGAAATCACTGCCTTCGAGGCCTGGAAACGGGATCGCGAGGGAGATCTGCCGCCGGTACCGTTCGAGTGGCTGACGACCTTCCCGCTTTCGCCCTCGCAATGGGCCGAACTGGGCTCGCGCATGGGCTGGCAGGCGCTGCGGATGAACCTGAACACGCTCGCCCGGCACGGTGCGTTCACGGTTGCGGGTTGCACCGAACGGGTTGCCGAAAGGCTTGGCGATGTCACGGTCATGGAGAAGGTCAGGGTCATGCCCTACCAGCTCATGATCGCCCTGAGCCGGGCCGGTGACGCGGTGCCGTTGAAGGTGCAGGCAGCGCTCGAGACGGCACTCGAGGCGTCGCTCGCGCGGATCCCCGCCCTGCCCGGCAGGATCGTGGTCTGCCCGGACGTTTCCGGTTCCATGCACTGGCCGGTCACGGGCCATCGCAAGGGTGCGAGCTCGAGCGGGCGCTGCGTGGATGTGGCGGCCCTCGTCTCTGCAGCCATGTTGCGGACCAATCGCCGGACACGGGTGCTGCCGTTCGAGAACGACGTCGTCGATGTCGAACTCGATCCCAACGCCCGGATCGCCGTCAATACGGCGGCACTGGCGGCGGTCTGCGGTGGCGGGACGAATGTTTCCGCTCCCCTGCGACGGCTCAACGACGAGGCTGCGCGTGTCGATCTCGTGGTGATCGTCTCGGACAACCAGTCCTGGATCGATCCCGCCCGCTACGGTGCCACGGCGACGATGGCCGAGTGGTCCGGACTCAAGGCCCGCAATCCGGGTGCGAAGCTGGTCTGCATCGACATCCAGTCCTATGGCACCACTCAGGCGCGGAACGGGCCGGAGGTCATGAATGTCGGTGGTTTCACCGACGCGGTATTCGACGCGATGGCACGCTTTGTCAGCGGCGAGACGCGCGATTGGGTCGAAATCGTCAAGGAAGTGGAGGTATAGGAAACAAGGTCACGGCGAATGCCGGAAGGACTACATTCGTAATCCGGAGGTCGCAGGTTCGAATCCTGCCCGTTCTTCTGGACGGTAGCTCAACCCAGGTGAAGAGCGTCGGCGCCGCAAGGCGGTTGTCTTTCCAACACTCGTCGCCGTGACCGCAAATACAGATTCGAAGGCCGTGGCGAATGCCGGCGGGACTACATGTCTCCTGCCTGAGGTCCAAAGAGCAAAGCGCCTTGCGTGCAGCAATGCTCGACAAGGAGATGCGGGTTCGAATCCCGCCGCAGACACGTAGCTTAAGGACCGCCGTCTCGCCGATCCTCGTCGCCACGGCCCATTCGATTCGACTGCTCGATGTGCACGGCGAATGCCGGTCCGGACTACATGGTCGCGGGTTCGAATCCCGCACCGGCCACTTCTCGTGGCCTGATAGCTCAATGGCAGAGCAGGTCGTCCGGCCAACCGACTCGTCGCCAGTGTTTTCAACGATCGGCCGGCGAATGCCGATGGGACTACGTTGCTTTAAACTGCGTATAGACCTTTGGGTCAGGTGGTTCGACGCCGCCGGTTGTCTCATCGAACCTCGTCGCCGGCACCTTGATAACGGAGGTCGAACATGACCGGAAATTTCGATGTCGAGACCGTTGCGGGTGGCGTGCCCATCAAGATGTGGACGCGCGGCGTGCCCGTCGACGACAAGGCCCGCGCGCAACTCGCCGAGGCCGCGAAGATGCCGTTCATCTTCCGTCATATCGCCGTGATGCCGGATGTCCATGTCGGCATCGGTGCGACCGTGGGTTCGGTGATCCCGACCAAGGGCGCGATCATCCCGGCCGCTGTCGGCGTCGATATCGGTTGCGGCATGATGGCGGCGCGCACCTCGCTCATGGCGCATGATCTGCCGGACAATCTCGAGGGCGTGCGCAGTTCCATCGAGCAGGCCGTGCCGCATGGCCGCAGTGTCGGCCGCAACAAGCGCGACAAGGGCTCGTGGGGTGATCCACCCGAGCCCATCGTCACCGCCTGGACATCGTTGGCCGAGCGCTTTACACGCATCGTGGAAAAGCACAAAAAGCTGGCCAGGGCCAACAGCCTCGTCCATCTGGGCACGCTCGGCACCGGCAACCACTTCATCGAGATCTGCCTCGACGGCGAGCAGCGGGTCTGGGTGATGCTGCATTCCGGCAGCCGTGGCATCGGCAATGCGATCGGCAACTATTTCATCGAGCTGGCGCGCGAGGACATGCGCAGGTGGTATATCAACCTGCCGGAGCGCGACCTCGCCTACTTTCCCGAGGGAACCCAGCATTTCAACGACTATGTCCAGGCCGTCAGCTGGGCGCAGGACTTCGCCGCGGTCAACCGCCGGATGATGATGACCAACGTCATCGCCGCCATGCGCGACAGCATCGCCAAACCGTTCGAGGCCGAACTCGAGGCCGTCAACTGCCACCACAACTATGTCACGCACGAGCAGCATTTCGGCGAGAACATCCTCGTCACCCGCAAGGGAGCGGTGCGCGCGGCCAAAGGTGTCATGGGCATCATTCCGGGTTCGATGGGAGCGAAAAGCTTCATCGTGCGCGGGCTCGGCAACAGCATGTCGTTCGACAGCTGCAGCCACGGTGCCGGGCGGGTGATGTCGCGCACCGAGGCGAAGCGGACGGTGACGCTCGAGGAGCATATCCGCGACACCACCGGCGTCGAATGCCGCAAGGATGCGGATGTGATCGACGAGACCCCGAGGGCCTACAAGCCGATCGAGGCCGTCATGGCCGCCCAGTCCGATCTGGTCGAGATCGTCCACACGCTCAAGCAGGTGGTCTGCGTCAAGGGTTGATCGTGTCATGATCGAGATCGACGGTGCTGCCGGCGAAGGGGGCGGGCAGGTGCTGCGCAACGCACTCGCCCTCTCGCTGATCACGGGCGAAGCGTTCCATATCACCGACATACGCGGGCGGCGTCCGAAGCCGGGGATGATGCGCCAGCATGTCACGGCGCTCGAAGCCGCCTGCGAAATCGGCTCGGCAACGGCCAATGGCACCGCCATCGGTGGCCGCGAACTGACCTTCAGGCCGGGACGCGTACGCGCCGGCGACTATCATTTCGCCGTCGGTTCGGCCGGAAGCGCCACACTGATCCTGCAAACCGTGCTCCTGCCCCTGGCCCTCGTCACCGGCTCGTCGCGTCTGGTCCTCGAAGGCGGTACCCATAACACCATGGCACCGCCGTTCGAGTTCCTCAGGGACACCTTCCTGCCGCTCATCAACCGGATGGGGCCGCAGGTCACCGCCCGGCTCGTTCGCCATGGCTTCTACCCGCGCGGCGGAGGCCGGATCGAGGTCATGATCGAACCGGCACCGTTGCGTCCGTTCACCGGCATGGAGCGTGGCGAGCTTCGCACGCGCGCCGCACGCATTCTTTTCACCGGCATCCCTTTCTCCATTGCCGAGCGCATGCGCGTGCAGGCACGGCAATGCCTGCCGGAATGGCCGCAAAACGGCTTTGCCATCCATCGGTTACCGGACGAGCAAGGCCCCGGCATCATCCTGCTCCTGACCGTCGAGCATGCCCATGTCGCCGAAGTCGTCAGCGCCTGTGGCCGGCTTGGCGTATCCGCGGAAAAGCTGGCGTCGAATGCGGCAACGCACATGCTCGGCTATCTGCGCAAGGACGTGTTCGCCGGCCCTCATCTCGCGGACCAGCTGGTCATGCCGCTGGCCCTCGCCGGCGGCTGCTTCACCACGGTCAAACCCGGCAGCCACAGCCTGACGGCCGCCAGGATCGCAAGAATGTTCACCGGCCGCCGCCTCGCCTTCCGGCAAACCGATGGTCACCTGCATCAATTCGTCGCTGATTGAAATCACCAGCCAGAGGAACACATTGCCGGCAACCGGCCCCTCGATGCGGGTTGGAATACTCATGTTTCTTTCGTGCAACCAACCTGCTCTCATGATAGGATATGTCTACCGGTGGAGTAGCGTTGCGTCATGATAAGTTGTTAAGGTAAATGAATTTTCTGGTTCGACTTGCAATCGGTGTCGGCATTGTCGCAAGCGTTCTGCCATCACTGCGGGAAGCCGTCGGAGGCGAGGTTGATTGCCTTGCGGCCATTGCCGTGCTCGAAGCGGGGAGTGAAGGTAGTGCTGGTATGGACGCCGTCATTCAGGTCGTGCGGAACCGCGTTCGTGACGGTCGCTTTCCCGCTGATGCCTGCGCCGTGATCGCCCAGCCTCGCCAGTTTCAGCCCGTAAGCGAATGGCCGGCGCTGGCCAAAGCATTGCGCAAGCCGGCAAGCTTCGATCCTGACCGGATGCTTGGGAAATCTTCCAGTCTGGAGCATGCGCGTCAGCTTGCGCGATCAACCGGGGCGCCGGATCTTACGGGCGGTGCACTGTATTTCGTCAACCCGGCTTTCATGGATCCATCCTATTGTCCGTGGTTCGCGCGGTTGAAACGCACCCGCACCATCGGGAACCACGAGTTCATGACGCACTATCGCAGGGGCGAGAAGCGCGGAGAACCGGCACTCGATTGTTCAAGTCCGACTATCGGCAGCAGACGCGGCGGCAGCCTTGCCAGCAAGTATGCCAACGGGCTGTTCCATCCCAGGGGTGCGCGAGTCGCTTCCAGGACACCGACGCGCAAGCAGCTCGATGCATGGCGGCGCACAGGTCGTCTCGAACAGCGGCAACGGGAATTGAAGAAGCTGTTCAGGCCGGGCTGGATCAAGCTCGACTGACATGTTGCATCCTGTCATCCTTGCCATGTGGTATTCCTGCCTGCATTGATGGTATATGCCCTTCCCGTCGGCATTCGAGGCAGTCCGGGCGGTGGTGCAAGGCCATGTCAGGACAAGAACTGTGTCGACATGGGAAAGGGGATCGTCCTTGCGAACGATCCCCCCAGGGTCCCATCTCATCAGTCAAGCACGTGGAGCAATTGCTCGCTCAACGCGAAAGTGAATGTGCCCGTGAAGCGATTGCGTGTCAATCGATAAGCGTTATGGTTGATTTAAATATTCCGTAGATGAGGAGTTAGAGTGCGGCGCGCGGGGAACGATCAACGAGCTCTTGTTGCCAGCGCCCGCGGCCGTCCCTGGCCGGAACTGGTGCGGATTTGCCTGTCCCGGCTGGATGGTCTGGCCGGACATGCCAATGCGGGCATCGTTTTCATGGCCGATCCCGCAGGCGAAATGGCCGATGACCTGCTCCATTACCTCAAGGCGGAAACAGGCATTTGCGCATGGTTCGGTGCAGCCGGGGAAGGGGTGATCGCCGGCGGCACCGAGATCAGCGGCGAGTCGGGCCTTGCCCTGATGTTGCTGGACTGGCCGCAGGCCCATGTCCGTTTGATCCATGATTCGAGCGATTTCGCTTCGATTGATGGCGGGCTGGCGCTGCTCAATCTGGCCGGTGACGCCCCCTTCGATGCAAGGGCTCTGGGGCCGGCGGTACGGACCCTGGGAGGACGCAGTTCGAGCGCTTTTGACGGATGTGAGATCGCGGGAGTGACATCCGCGGGCGGTTGCAGCGGATTATGGCTGGGCGCGGAGATTCCCGTAGCGCTCGATATCCTGCACGGACTGCGTGATCCGGGGCCATGGCGACGTATCACTTCCGCTGTCGGTCGCACCGTGCTCGAACTCGACGGAAGGGCGGCGACCGATGCCATCGCCGAAGATGCCGGTGAATTGCTGGTTCGGGCACCGGATCGGTTGGTCCGGTGCCTGATGGTGGAAACCCGTGCCGATGAAGACCCGTTCATCGCTCCGGGCCAGGTGGCGATGATCGAGTGCTTTGACCGCCAGCGCCGGACATTGCGGATCAGCAACGATCGGCCCGGCGGCTGGCTGCGGGTTACTTATCGCAACGCTTCGGCCGCACTGGCCGAGATCGACAGGCTGACGTCGGGTCTGCGCAGGGATTTCCCGACGGAATGCTGGCCACGTGCGGCCATACTCTACAGTTCGGTAGATCGCGGCCATGCGCTGTTCGGGCCTGCCGAGAGCGAAGCCGCGCGGTTTCAGGCGGCCCTCGGACCGATACCGCTCATCGGCATGCGCAGCCGCGAGGAACTGTTCGATGGTGCCTTGACCTGCGGGGCGGCCGTGTTGGCCCTTCTCGGCTGATCAGGCAGTAGCTCTTGATCGCCAATGACCATATAGTCGTCATCGTTTCGTTCAGGTGAATTCATCCGAACGGGGAAAATTCCGGGCAAGGGTACACATTGAGCCGCAGTTATCCTCAAAGACCGATTGTCGGAGTCGGTGTCGTTGTTGTCCATGACAACAAGGTACTTCTCATTCGTCGCGGGAAGCCGCCGCGGCAGGGGCAGTGGTCATTGCCCGGCGGGGCACAGAAGCTTGGTGAAACGGTATTCGACGCCGGACAACGCGAGGTATTCGAGGAGACCGGTCTGCTGGTTGACACGATCGAACATCTGGCGGTTGTCGACCTTATCGAACGTGATGCCGACGGTGCAATCCGCTACCACTATACATTGGTTGACCTTCTCGCAACCAGTCCGACAGGCGAGGCGGTAGCCGACAGTGACGCCACTGAAGTCGCATGGTTCACTGTCGGGGAAATCGACACCATGCCGTTGTGGAATGAAACGCGCCGTATCATCATGCTGGCGCTCAAGCCCCCGAAATAAGCCCACGGACCCGGGTTCAAGGGGGCAGGACCCGGATCCGGCCGAATGGGACAGTCAAAAACGTGACAGTCAGGTCATCCCATGCACGCGGATCCCGGAGCGTGGCGGCGAGGGTGCTTGTCGAACAATCCGCTCATTCGGCGTCACGTTCGGCGGACGCCAGTACCTTGGCCAGATGGCAGATCGCATCCTGATGCTTGCGATGCTGGATGGCCGCGAAGTTGCGGGCCAGTTCAAGCAGCATACGCTGCTGAGGCATCATTTCGGACTGCTTGGTCTTCTGTTCGCGCTCGGGATCGACGTCCTCGAAAAAATAACCGATGTCGACTCCGAGGGTCTGGGCAATCTGATAGAGACGGCCGGCAGAAATGCGATTGATACCGGTCTCGTACTTATGCGCCTGCTGATAGGTGACGCCGATGAGTTCCGCCATCTGTTGCTGGGTATAGCCAAGCATGATGCGGCGCTGGCGGATGCGCAGGCTGACGAAATGATCGACGTCAAGCGCCCGGCTGCGTCCTCCATTGTTCCTGGTGGCAACCTTGTTGGCGAATTGGGTCATGGATCGCGATCCCCTTGAGTTCTGCTCATACCCGAAGACTCGAGGTATAACTAAACCGTATTTCGTTAAAATACGCGGGATTTTCTAAACTACCAGATAAAAGAGAATTTATCATCAATCGCAAGAATGAAACTATTATGACATTCCCGGTCCGGAGAATGCCTCCATGGCGAGGACGCCAAGAACGGGGCGTACGGAAATGATGGTTGCGGCCGCTATGGTCGATCCATCCAAAGCCGCGAGATCGAAGTGTTCGCGATCCCGTGACGGTAGCAATTTTCGCAGGAAAGTCCGGCCATCCTGCAGGGTTGCAAGGACAATCCGGCCGAGATGCAGTTCCGTCTGATCGTCGCTCAATGTCGAGACGACGGCCATCGATCCGCGCGGAAATGCTGGAGCCATTCCATCGTCGTCGATGTGAAAAAGGACGATCTGTCCTTCCTTCAGGTTGAGAAGACGTGTTTTTTGACCCTGAGTTTCTTCGTTGACCACGATTCCGGAGCGAATTGCCCCGACAACCGGCAGTTCTGTACGGTGCGGCGATCGTCCGAAAATCAGATATTCGGGTGTGGTATCGAGAATGCCCGCAAGTCGTGCGATGATATCCCGGGCAGGCATGTATTCATCGCGTTCATAGGGCCCGATGGCGGTCTGATGGCGCCCGATGAGCCGTGCCAGTTCCGCTTGGCTCAAATCCTTTGCGCGGCGCAATGCCCGCAGCCGATTGCCGAAGGAATTGAGTGTGAATTGAGGCATCCGATTTATCCCGCGTGACGTAAACTTGGTGATAAACTCGTATACTGGAAGAGTTGTTCAGGGTAGTTTTTCGTGAATGATGTTCATCTTCCAGCCTCCTCTTTCTTAACCTAGCGCGAGATCGCCAACTGTAGATGTCTACCCTTCGAAGACGGGGTATGGGGGAAATCGAGGGTCACAAGGCGACCGTTCCGCCAGAAATCCGTCATGTCGTGATGGTGCCCTGAAAGCGGATGCCCTGACTGGCCGGTGGCGCTGATCATCCGCATTTGTGCGGGTTTCGACCAGTCGACCAACATGCGCATGGAAGCTGCTGCGGTGATGGTGAACGGCTCGTTCACGCGGTAGTGGGCGACATCCGGAGAGCTACTGTCACCGCTTTTCGTGGTCTCGATGGAAAACAACCTGCGGATGAGTGCTATTTGGCTGAATGGGATGTGTTCCATGACCACGGGTTGTGCGGCGCCCCAGCTCCAGCTGTCGACATTCCCTCCGAAGCGCAGGGTGAGGGAATGGTATGCCCGCTCAAGTGCGACTGTTGCGCTGTCGGCACAGGTTTCCACTCGCTCGGTCGTTCCGATGTCATCGCACCATTGCGGAGACAGATGGACGATGCGGTACATCGTATTCGGGCGAATTCCGTCAAAGGCAGGAAAGTCGCCCGCAAGCTCGTCGGCGAGGATGGCCCTGACCAGTTCATGGTACCAGGCGGCAAAGATGAGCCCCTCGGGGCGCAAGCGGTCCATGTCGCGGTCCCACTGGCGCAGGCGCTCGACGAGATCAACAAGTTCCGGCGATTGCAGCTCGATGTTGAAGAGTAGCGGCAGGAAGTCATCGGCCAGTGTGGAATGAATGTCGTCCTGCGCTGCCACCAGGTCGCTGGCGCTGAGGGGGTGTCGGTTGAGCAGGTCCTCCAGTCGGCGCGCCCGCAGGGCCGGATCCCAGTCGGAGGTCAGGTGGTAGGGATAGCGGGGTGTGGTAAAGCGATTGTTGGCGTTCATGACCCACGCTGAAGGTGGATCGAAAATCCGGGGTAATTCACTGTACGGTATGTAACTTGTCCACGCCCCGTCGGCCTTCGTGCCGCTTGTGGGAAATTTGCCATCGCCAGAGCTGCGTATGGGAATGCGTCCGGCAAGGGTAATGCCGACATGTCCCCACCTGTCGGCAAATGCGGCATTCTGCGGCGGTGACTGGAAATCTTCGAGTGCCGCCAGAAACTCCCGCCAGTTTCGGGCGGTTGCGAGGCGGGCGCCTGCCTCGATGGTCGCGTCGTCGTCGCTCAGGCCGGTCCAGCGCAAGGCGATGGCAGCCCCCTTCGGCCGATCTGCAAACGATGTCACATCCGAAATGATCGGGCCGTTACGGCTCTCGCGAACGTCGAGGGAAACCGTTTCTCCACCCCGGACACGGATATTCTCATGGATGACCCTGAATGGTTCGCTGCCCTCCGCGGTGAGATAACGTTCCGGATCGCCAGGATCGACAGTCTCGATGACGAGATCTTCCACATCTGCGCCGGAGTTGGTGAAACCCCAGGCGATATCGGCATTGCGACCGATGACGACGAACGGCATCGATGGCATGGTTGCTCCGGCGACGGTCAACCCCGGAGCCGTGATGCTGACCAGGTACCAGATGGATGGTGTCTGCAGTCGCAGGTGCGGGTCGCTGGCGAGCATGGCTGCCCCGCTGGCACTGCCCGCCGAACCGACCGCGAAGACGTTCGAGCCGAGACCGGTCGTGCTGTAGCCGGCGGAGAGTGCAAGGACCCGGTCCAGTGCCGACCCCGCATCTTTCATGACGGTACGAACGCTGACCGGGTCATCGATTCCGCCACCCGGCATCAGATCGGCAAGAGCCGCATCATCGAACCTGCGGGCCAGCCGCGAGCGCATCGCCTCGTCCCGCCAGTTCTTCGACAGATCCAGCGCCATGAGGCGCGGCCACACCAGGCTGTCGGCCAGCGTCCATGGCTCCGGTTCGTGCCAAAGCAGCTGGAACTCGGGCGGGAGGGGCCATCGACGCCATTCGAGAAAGGCGTTGATGCCTGCAGCGTAGGCTTCGAGTTGGCGGCGAATACCGGGATCGAGGCGGTCGATGGATGCCTGCGCGTGCCGATAGAGCCCCAGCGTTCGCATGAAGCGGTCCATGCCGAGACCCTCTTTGCCGAGGATTTCCGACAGGCGCCCCGCACCGATACGCCGGTTCATCTCCATCTGCCACAGCCGGTCCTGCGCATGGACGAAGCCGACGGCAAACCAGGCATCATGCACCGATTGCGCAGCGACATGCGGAATACCGTTTTCGTCACGGTCGATGGTAACGGAAGCCTCAAGGCCAGTGAGGCGGATGGTGCCCGTAGTCTGTGGCAGCGAGGCATAGAACAGCCCTGCGAGGCTGGCGGCGATGCCAGCCACCGCAACCAGCACGAGCAGGACGATGCGCGCCAGCCAACGCATCAATCAATCGAGCAGTCCACGCCTGCGCAGATCGTCTTCAAGGCGATCGGCTGACGTGAAATGATGAGTCTGGAAGCCGAGACGGTCGGCGGTATCGATGTTGGCGGCTGAATCGTCAATGAAGAAGCAGTCGCCCGCAGCGCGATCGCATTCTTCGAGCAGATGAAGGAAAATATCGTCGTTCGGCTTGACCATGCGTAACTCTCCCGAAACGAAGATTTTCTCGAATCGGTCGAGGAAGCTGTAGGCCCGGGCATGGCGGACCAGAGGAAACGTCTCGGCGGACCAGTTGGTCAGGGCAACGAGGTGGCGACCATCGTCGTGCAGACGTTCGAGAAGATCGACTGTCGGCGTTATCGGACCGCCGATCGTCTCGATCCAGCGATCATGCCATGCGCGCACCAGATGGGCCTTGTCCGGCTGCGCTGCCGAGAGTTCGGCAACGGCTTCGGCGAATGGCTTGCCCCTGTCCATCTGGGCGTTCCAGGGGCCGGTGCAGACCGTGTCGAGGAAATGCTCGATATCGGCTTCGTTATCGAACAGCTTGCGATAGAGATAGCGCGGATTCCAGTCGATCAGGACGTTACCCAGATCGAAGACAATGGTGCGGATCATGGTTCCTCCCGGTTAACAGCGTGTTGACGAAATGCCGACAGCCGCGACGACCGTCGATTTTTGCCGCTGGGAAGGAGCCTGGCGTGCAGCGATGCCGGGGCATCGTCAGCGCCGGGCGACGCACGCAGCGGCAAAAAGCGCGCCGTCCCAAAGGGATGCGAGGCAAAAGGACCGGCGGGCTTCGTCGGTGTTCGGGCGCGCAGCGCCACTGCGCTGGTCCTCTCACCTCCTCGCCTCCGGCCCTTTTGCCTCGCATCGCGGCTATCGGCATTTCGTCAACACGCTGGTAAGGCCGGGCGAGCTTAGCGCCGCAGAAGTGTTCTGGCGATGCCGCCGTGATCGTTCACCCGGTCATGCCAGCCTGGCTTCCGCTTTCATCGCCAGCGTTCCATCGCGTTTGGCGATCCACAGATCGAGATGGTCAGAACTGTTTCCTGCCGCATTGGCGGAAAAACCGTCGCCCACGAACACGGGCTGCACGGCCCTGAAACTGAAGCTGCAAACCCGATGTTGCCGGTATCGGCTGCGAAGGAGTTCGAAAAGGTAGGTGGCGAGCAGCGGTCCGTGGACGATGAGGCCGGGATAGCCCTCGACGTTGCGAACGTAGTCCTTGTCATAATGGATACGGTGACCATTGTAGGTCAGTGCCGAATAGCGGAACAGCAACACCTCGTCGGGATCGGCATCGATGCTTTCATCCGCAGCAGACGGTGCCGTGGGCCATGCGGGGGTCTCTTCGCCGCCGGCCTCTTCGCGATAGACGATGTCGTGTTCCTCGGTGACGCGACCATGGGCGCCTTCGAGACGATGTTCCACGAGCACGAACACGAGATTGCCGGTGCGTCCGGCCTTGGAAGTGATCCCGCGGACAGCCGAACGGCGGGTGACCTCCTCGCCGACGAGAAGATCTCCCTCGAACTGCAATCGCCCACCCGCCCACATGCGTCTCGGCAACGGAACCGGCGGCAGGAAACTGCCGCGCTTGCGGTGACCATCGCGATTGGTGTCGCGGGCATGGACGGCTTCCAGGCCGTAGAGGTGATGCCAGAACAACGGCAGCGGAGCGCCTTCGAGCGGCGGTTCGTCCTGCCCCAGTGCAGCGGCCATGGCGGCAGCGGGCCACGGATCCAGCCGGTAGCGGTCGACGCGCTCCTTGTTCAGCCAGTCGGAGAAATCTTCCATCATGCACCCAGTGCCCGATCGATGTCCTTCATGAGATCTTCCACATTTTCGAGACCGACCGACAATCGCAGGAAATCGTCGCGAATGCGCAGTTCGGCGCGCTCCCCGTCCGACAGCTTGGAATGGGTGGTGGTGGCCGGGTGGGTGACCAGACTCTTGGAGTCCCCGAGATTGTTGGAAATTTCGATGATTTCGAGCGAGTTCATGAAGCGGAAGGTTCGCTCCTTGGGGCCGCCCAGATAAAAGCCCAGCAGCG
Proteins encoded in this window:
- a CDS encoding penicillin acylase family protein; translated protein: MMRWLARIVLLVLVAVAGIAASLAGLFYASLPQTTGTIRLTGLEASVTIDRDENGIPHVAAQSVHDAWFAVGFVHAQDRLWQMEMNRRIGAGRLSEILGKEGLGMDRFMRTLGLYRHAQASIDRLDPGIRRQLEAYAAGINAFLEWRRWPLPPEFQLLWHEPEPWTLADSLVWPRLMALDLSKNWRDEAMRSRLARRFDDAALADLMPGGGIDDPVSVRTVMKDAGSALDRVLALSAGYSTTGLGSNVFAVGSAGSASGAAMLASDPHLRLQTPSIWYLVSITAPGLTVAGATMPSMPFVVIGRNADIAWGFTNSGADVEDLVIETVDPGDPERYLTAEGSEPFRVIHENIRVRGGETVSLDVRESRNGPIISDVTSFADRPKGAAIALRWTGLSDDDATIEAGARLATARNWREFLAALEDFQSPPQNAAFADRWGHVGITLAGRIPIRSSGDGKFPTSGTKADGAWTSYIPYSELPRIFDPPSAWVMNANNRFTTPRYPYHLTSDWDPALRARRLEDLLNRHPLSASDLVAAQDDIHSTLADDFLPLLFNIELQSPELVDLVERLRQWDRDMDRLRPEGLIFAAWYHELVRAILADELAGDFPAFDGIRPNTMYRIVHLSPQWCDDIGTTERVETCADSATVALERAYHSLTLRFGGNVDSWSWGAAQPVVMEHIPFSQIALIRRLFSIETTKSGDSSSPDVAHYRVNEPFTITAAASMRMLVDWSKPAQMRMISATGQSGHPLSGHHHDMTDFWRNGRLVTLDFPHTPSSKGRHLQLAISR
- a CDS encoding HAD family phosphatase — protein: MIRTIVFDLGNVLIDWNPRYLYRKLFDNEADIEHFLDTVCTGPWNAQMDRGKPFAEAVAELSAAQPDKAHLVRAWHDRWIETIGGPITPTVDLLERLHDDGRHLVALTNWSAETFPLVRHARAYSFLDRFEKIFVSGELRMVKPNDDIFLHLLEECDRAAGDCFFIDDSAANIDTADRLGFQTHHFTSADRLEDDLRRRGLLD
- a CDS encoding MaoC family dehydratase N-terminal domain-containing protein, which codes for MMEDFSDWLNKERVDRYRLDPWPAAAMAAALGQDEPPLEGAPLPLFWHHLYGLEAVHARDTNRDGHRKRGSFLPPVPLPRRMWAGGRLQFEGDLLVGEEVTRRSAVRGITSKAGRTGNLVFVLVEHRLEGAHGRVTEEHDIVYREEAGGEETPAWPTAPSAADESIDADPDEVLLFRYSALTYNGHRIHYDKDYVRNVEGYPGLIVHGPLLATYLFELLRSRYRQHRVCSFSFRAVQPVFVGDGFSANAAGNSSDHLDLWIAKRDGTLAMKAEARLA